Proteins from one Triticum aestivum cultivar Chinese Spring chromosome 7A, IWGSC CS RefSeq v2.1, whole genome shotgun sequence genomic window:
- the LOC123148582 gene encoding putative pentatricopeptide repeat-containing protein At5g40405, which yields MTRAPWPTPRSVRQATELHALLTASGRLLHQPSAAHLLNSLASCISPGDPLHLRYALSLFDRMPCSTFLFDTALRACFRASSGPEHPFLLYQRMRRGGVPPDAFTFHFLFKCCSRGRAQVLLCRMLHAACFRTMLPSAVPLIASPLIHMYAGLELPGDARRAFDEASVKDAVAWTTVISGLAKTGLLDDARRLLARAPTRNVVAWTGLISGYSRAGRAAEAVDCFNHMLSDGIAPDEVTVIGVLSACAQLKDLDFGRSLHMLVGDKRMLMSNKLVVALIDMYAKCGDIACAREVFDALGRGRGPQPWNAMIDGYCKVGHVDIARSLFDQMADHDIITFNSLITGYIHGGRLREALLLFTKMRRHGLRADNFTMVGLLTASASLGALPQGRALHACIEQRLVERDVYLGTALLDMYMKCGRVEEATVVFKQMSVRDVHTWSAMIGGLAFNGMGMAALEHFFWMKCDGFHANSVTYIAVLTACSHSCLLDEGRLYFDEMRLVHNVRPQIEHYGCMIDLLGRSGLLDEAMDLVRTMPMQPNAVIWGSILSACRVYKNVDLAQNAADHLLKLEPAEDAVYVQMYNIYIDSRQWEDASKIRRLMEERGVKKTAGYSSIAVAGEVHKFVVGDRSHPRRMEIIVMLEEIRRSLKSVGYSPITSQITVDVDEEEKEQALLAHSEKLAIAFGLISLAPNLPVHIIKNLRVCEDCHSAIKLISRLWNREIIVRDRSRFHHFRGGACSCNDFW from the coding sequence ATGACCCGGGCGCCATGGCCGACCCCTCGCTCCGTCCGGCAGGCCACGGAGCTCCACGCCCTCCTCACCGCgtccggccgcctcctccaccagccCTCCGCCGCGCACCTCCTCAACTCCCTCGCCAGCTGCATTTCCCCCGGCGACCCGCTCCACCTCCGCTACGCGCTCAGCCTGTTCGACCGAATGCCCTGCTCCACCTTCCTCTTCGACACCGCGCTCCGCGCCTGCTTCCGCGCCTCCTCGGGACCTGAGCACCCGTTCCTCCTCTACCAGCGTATGCGCCGCGGGGGCGTGCCCCCCGACGCCTTCACGTTCCACTTCCTCTTCAAGTGCTGCTCCCGCGGCCGCGCGCAGGTCCTCCTGTGCCGGATGCTGCACGCCGCGTGCTTCCGTACCATGCTTCCCTCCGCAGTGCCGCTCATTGCGAGCCCTCTCATCCATATGTACGCTGGGCTTGAGCTCCCCGGCGATGCCCGCCGGGCTTTCGACGAGGCTTCTGTGAAGGACGCGGTTGCTTGGACGACGGTCATCAGTGGGCTGGCCAAGACGGGGCTGCTTGATGATGCGCGGCGCCTTCTGGCGCGGGCTCCAACGAGGAACGTGGTCGCTTGGACTGGTTTGATTTCGGGGTACTCGCGTGCTGGTCGGGCTGCTGAGGCTGTGGATTGCTTCAACCACATGCTTTCTGATGGCATTGCACCGGATGAGGTTACCGTGATTGGCGTGCTCTCGGCATGTGCTCAGCTGAAGGATTTGGATTTTGGACGCTCACTGCACATGCTGGTTGGGGACAAGAGGATGTTGATGAGTAACAAACTTGTAGTTGCGCTCATCGACATGTATGCCAAGTGTGGTGACATTGCCTGTGCAAGGGAGGTTTTTGATGCTTTAGGTAGGGGCCGAGGACCCCAGCCATGGAATGCTATGATTGATGGATACTGCAAGGTAGGCCATGTTGACATTGCACGCTCTCTGTTTGATCAGATGGCGGACCATGACATCATCACATTTAACTCGTTGATCACTGGGTACATCCATGGTGGCCGGCTTAGAGAAGCGCTACTTCTTTTCACAAAGATGAGGAGACATGGTTTGCGTGCTGATAATTTTACCATGGTGGGCCTTCTAACTGCTTCAGCAAGTTTAGGTGCATTGCCACAGGGCAGGGCCTTGCACGCTTGCATTGAGCAGAGGCTGGTGGAAAGAGATGTTTACCTTGGTACTGCACTCTTGGACATGTACATGAAGTGTGGGAGGGTGGAAGAGGCGACTGTTGTTTTCAAACAGATGAGTGTGAGAGATGTTCACACTTGGAGCGCCATGATTGGAGGTCTCGCATTCAATGGGATGGGTATGGCTGCTCTGGAGCACTTCTTCTGGATGAAGTGTGATGGCTTTCATGCCAATTCAGTTACATACATTGCTGTTTTGACTGCATGTAGTCATTCATGCCTACTGGATGAAGGCCGTCTGTATTTCGACGAGATGAGATTGGTGCACAATGTACGCCCCCAAATTGAGCATTATGGCTGCATGATAGATTTGCTGGGCCGCAGTGGACTTCTGGATGAAGCTATGGATCTTGTGCGGACCATGCCAATGCAGCCAAATGCTGTGATATGGGGCTCCATCTTGAGTGCTTGTAGAGTCTACAAGAACGTCGATCTAGCTCAAAATGCTGCAGATCATCTTCTGAAGCTAGAGCCAGCTGAGGATGCTGTCTATGTCCAGATGTATAACATTTACATTGATTCTAGACAATGGGAAGATGCATCAAAAATAAGGAGATTGATGGAAGAAAGGGGTGTGAAGAAGACTGCCGGTTACAGCTCGATTGCCGTGGCTGGGGAGGTGCATAAGTTTGTAGTTGGTGACCGATCACATCCACGCAGAATGGAGATTATTGTAATGTTGGAGGAGATTAGACGCAGTTTAAAGTCAGTAGGATATTCACCTATCACGTCGCAGATAACAGTGGATGTCGATGAGGAAGAGAAAGAACAGGCACTTTTAGCACACAGTGAGAAATTGGCCATTGCATTTGGCCTCATTAGTCTAGCACCAAACCTACCGGTTCATATCATAAAGAATCTCCGGGTCTGTGAGGACTGCCACTCTGCAATCAAGTTGATCTCAAGGCTTTGGAACCGGGAAATCATTGTTAGAGACCGGAGTCGGTTCCATCACTTCAGGGGTGGAGCATGTTCTTGCAATGATTTTTGGTGA